A portion of the Anoplopoma fimbria isolate UVic2021 breed Golden Eagle Sablefish chromosome 15, Afim_UVic_2022, whole genome shotgun sequence genome contains these proteins:
- the c15h14orf180 gene encoding nutritionally-regulated adipose and cardiac enriched protein homolog: MLNRGREGLFELGQQLQQQGEYQAALHCFLSCLLGLTHVQSFTYLPNCLHQIAELFITEKNYEKALQFIQAEKMFYEVALIELTTLHGSTGPQEEATLGSEGWTTPEELSEQASQAQHLERLAQLCIMSKQPHLALEYSGKAAKIHQRAFGNDHPVTARSLELMATVYAEIGKTEYSDSLGQCVSALSKRFAAAESIRDTVNCIPHSHREKHSEVRHRKDSHHQEEDALKPKVTNDKVPTSILKRPSSNYGPDTEPNHRRKGERRVRFREPETTVHAYETTPSRPHLALFTCLFLLMSFLGVAMYCTDRRHPQRVCEELEDALSVYVLHMKRLLWGCWIWLTMQ; the protein is encoded by the exons ATGCTGAACAGGGGGAGGGAGGGCCTGTTTGAGCTGggacagcagctccagcagcaggggGAGTATCAGGCCGCCCTCCACTGCTTCCTCAGCTGCCTGTTGGGACTGACCCATGTGCAGAGCTTCACCTATTTGCCCAACTGCCTACACCAG ATTGCAGAACTCTTCATCACTGAAAAGAACT ATGAGAAGGCCCTCCAGTTCATCCAGGCAGAGAAAATGTTCTATGAGGTGGCATTGATCGAGCTCACCACTCTTCATGGGAGCACAG GGCCTCAGGAGGAGGCTACGCTGGGCTCTGAAGGATGGACAACACCAGAGGAGCTTTCGGAGCAGGCCTCCCAGGCACAGCACCTCGAACGGCTGGCCCAGCTCTGCATCATGAGCAAACA acCGCATCTCGCTCTAGAATACAGCGGTAAG GCTGCAAAGATCCACCAGAGGGCCTTTGGTAACGACCATCCCGTCACAGCCAGAAGCCTGGAGCTTATGGCTACCGTCTATGCTGAGATCGGCAAGACTGAATATTCAG ACTCCCTgggtcagtgtgtgtctgcactgtCCAAACGCTTTGCTGCTGCAGAGTCCATCAGAGACACGGTCAACTGTATTCCTCATTCCCACCGGGAGAAACACTCAGAGGTCCGCCACAGAAAGGACTCCCACCACCAAGAGGAGGATGCACTGAAGCCTAAG GTAACCAATGACAAAGTCCCCACCTCCATTCTGAAGAGGCCAAGTTCCAACTACGGGCCAGACACAGAACCCAACCACAGACGGAAAGGTGAACGGAGGGTTCGTTTCAGGGAGCCAGAGACCACAGTACATG cCTATGAGACGACACCGTCCCGCCCCCACCTCGCCCTGTTCACCTGCCTCTTCCTGCTGATGTCATTCCTGGGTGTGGCCATGTACTGCACAGACCGGCGGCACCCACAGCGAGTGtgtgaggagctggaggacgcTCTGTCAGTCTACGTGCTGCATATGAAACGGCTTCTGTGGGGTTGCTGGATATGGCTGACAATGCAGTGA
- the LOC129103987 gene encoding transmembrane protein 179 translates to MALDNLIFAQCILYFLAFVFGFIAVVPLSENTEDFGGKCLLFTRGMWQNENITVSKQRFIVEEWGSESSCSFITFVGISSLILSAVQAWRLLFFLCKGHDDSIFNAFLNLLISSLVVFTVFLSSTIISVGFNMWCDSITEGGTMPSSCEDLQDTDLELGLNNSAFYDQFAIAQFGLWAAWLTWLGIAVMAFLKVYHNYRQEDLLDSLIHEKDLLLGRSSRRNSDLKTGLI, encoded by the exons ATGGCCCTCGATAATTTAATTTTCGCCCAgtgcattctttattttttagccTTCGTATTCGGTTTCATCGCCGTGGTGCCTCTGTCGGAAAACACGGAGGACTTCGGAGGGAAATGCCTGCTGTTCACGCGGGGTATGTGGCAGAACGAGAACATCACGGTGTCCAAGCAGCGCTTCATCGTGGAGGAGTGGGGCAGCGAGTCCTCCTGCAGCTTCATCACTTTCGTCGGGATATCGTCCCTCATTCTGTCCGCAGTGCAGGCATGGAGGCTGCTATTCTTTCTGTGCAAAGGACACGACGA CTCCATCTTCAACGCCTTCCTCAACCTTCTGATCAGCTCCCTCGTGGTGTTCACAGTCTTCCTGTCCAGCACCATTATCAGCGTGGGTTTCAACATGTGGTGTGACTCCATCACAGAGGGCGGGACAATGCCTAGCAG CTGCGAGGACCTGCAGGACACGGATCTAGAACTCGGCCTGAACAACTCTGCTTTCTACGACCAGTTTGCTATAGCTCAG TTTGGCCTGTGGGCTGCGTGGCTCACCTGGCTTGGGATTGCAGTGATGGCCTTCCTGAAGGTCTACCACAACTACAGACAAGAGGACCTGCTGGACAGCCTGATCCATGAGAAGGACCTTCTACTGGGCCGCTCCTCACGACGCAACTCTGACCTCAAGACCGGCCTGATCTAG